One genomic segment of Helianthus annuus cultivar XRQ/B chromosome 14, HanXRQr2.0-SUNRISE, whole genome shotgun sequence includes these proteins:
- the LOC110899340 gene encoding putative vesicle-associated membrane protein 726 yields the protein MPAQGSLIYSLVARGTVVLVEYTEFSGNFPTIAVQCLQKLPTTTNRFTYNCDGHTFNYLVEKGYTYCVVAVESAGRELPIAFLERIKDDFVKKYAAGKGKTAGAKSLSKEFGPKMKEQMRYCVSHPEEISKIAKVKAQVSEVKGVMMENIEKVLERGEKIELLVDKTDNLRNQAQDFKKQGTKMKRKMWVENMKVKLIVFSIVVALALVVILSICPGFKCF from the exons ATGCCTGCACAAGGATCTCTAATCTATAGTTTGGTTGCTAGAGGCACGGTGGTCCTTGTTGAGTACACAGAGTTCTCCGGGAACTTTCCCACTATCGCGGTGCAATGTCTTCAGAAACTCCCTACCACCACGAATCGGTTTACATATAATTGCGATGGCCACACGTTCAATTACCTCGTTGAGAAAGGATACA CCTACTGTGTTGTTGCTGTTGAATCAGCCGGAAGGGAACTTCCCATTGCGTTTTTGGAGCGGATTAAGGAtgattttgtaaaaaaatatgCGGCAGGCAAAGGCAAAACTGCTGGTGCCAAGAGCCTGAGCAAAGAGTTTGG ACCTAAAATGAAAGAACAAATGCGCTATTGTGTCTCTCATCCTGAAGAAATTAGCAAGATTGCTAAGGTTAAGGctcaagtttctgaagtcaaggGAGTGATGATGGAGAATATTGAGAAG GTTCTTGAGCGCGGAGAGAAGATCGAACTACTAGTTGACAAAACCGACAACCTTCGCAATCAG GCACAAGATTTCAAGAAACAAGGGACCAAGATGAAGAGGAAAATGTGGGTTGAGAATATGAAGGTGAAACTAATAGTTTTTTCCATCGTTGTTGCCTTGGCATTAGTAGTTATTCTCTCAATCTGCCCTGGCTTCAAATGTTTTTAA